From Salvelinus namaycush isolate Seneca chromosome 27, SaNama_1.0, whole genome shotgun sequence, the proteins below share one genomic window:
- the LOC120022494 gene encoding chromodomain-helicase-DNA-binding protein 4-like isoform X10 — protein sequence MSGSEDDRDDFGAPEDRSLMQDEEEEMSESEAPKVKKKKAKKSRENKSSKRRTSRREDVPMSSPEPMETPEVDRDEERAAPRSDSEGSDYNPGKKKKKNRGSTSKEKKRSSTSTDRNGGGKDKRKDPEPEEEEDEDDDDDSLEPKTSSQLLDDWGMEDIDHVFSDEDYRSLTNYKAFSQYVRPLIAAKNPKIAVSKMMMVLGAKWREFSTNNPLRGSAAATAALAAANVSAAVESMVAEVAPAPVAEPQAPVAPPLKKAKTKEGKGPNARKKSRPTPKPAEKKKVATKKVAPLKIKLGGFNSKRKRSSSEEDEPDVESDFDDASMNSVSVSDGSNSRSSRSKKPKSKPKKKKGLYSAVEEDGDGYETDHQDYCEVCQQGGEIILCDTCPRAYHMVCLDPDMENAPEGTWSCPHCEKEGKQWEAREEGSEEEEEEVEAEPEEDDHHMEFCRVCKDGGELLCCDSCPSSYHIHCLNPPLPEIPNGEWICPRCTCPPMKGKVQKILTWRWGDPPPPTPIPRPPDLPADQPDPAPLAGRPEREFFAKWSNMSYWHCSWVSELQLELHCQVMFRNYQRKNDMDEPPSVDFGEGDEEKSTKRKAKDPLYAKMEEKYYRFGIKIAWMMIHRILNHSQDKKNNVHYLIKWKDLAYDQATWEAEDMDIPEFDVFRQQYWNHRELMMGDEGKPGKKIKVKGKTKRMDRPPENPVVDPTIKFERQPDYIDSTGGNLHPYQLEGLNWLRFSWAQGTDTILADEMGLGKTVQTAVFLYSLYKEGHSKGPFLVSAPLSTIINWEREFEMWAPDMYVVTYVGDKDSRAVIRENEFSFENNAIRGGKRASKMKKDSSVKFHVLLTSYELITIDMAILGSIDWACLVVDEAHRLKNNQSKFFRVLNNYPLQHKLLLTGTPLQNNLEELFHLLNFLTPERFSNLEGFLEEFADIAKEDQIKKLHDMLGPHMLRRLKADVFKHMPSKTELIVRVELSPMQKKYYKFILTRNFEALNTRSGGNQVSLLNVVMDLKKCCNHPYLFPVAAMEAPKMPNGMYDGSALTKSAGKLTLMQKMMRKLKDGGHRVLIFSQMTKMLDLLEDFLENEGYKYERIDGSITGGMRQEAIDRFNAPGALQFAFLLSTRAGGLGINLATADTVIIYDSDWNPHNDIQAFSRAHRIGQNKKVMIYRFVTKASVEERITQVAKKKMMLTHLVVRPGLGSKTGSMSKQELDDILKFGTEELFKDELGKGDKEGENKEEDSQVIHYDDMAVDRLLDRNQESETPEETEIGSMNEYLGSFKVAQYVVKDEEEAEEEVQREIIKQEESVDPDYWEKLLRHHYEQQQEDLARNLGKGKRIRKQVNYNDGSQEDRGSRRADWQDDQSDNNSDYSVASEEGDEDFDERAEANSRRPNRKGMRGDRDKPLPPLLARVGGNIEVLGFNVRQRKAFLNAVMRYGMPPQDAFTTQWLVRDLRGKSEKEFKAYVSLFMRHLCEPGADGAETFADGVPREGLSRQHVLTRIGVMSLIRKKVQEFEHVNGQWSMPWMMELEESKKAAAAAAAGARPDSPGKTPSTGTPADTQPNTPATDDPSKTEDATKDGEKEEKKDGEVEKEESRKTEDPEVNAIPDKEEKTPSPEPKEKDEDEPMETDKPANGEAEKEKDGETAEKSAQGEEETKSPAAEAKMDVSEVKSEDSEAKAEEKKEKTEKMDTTPASEEKKEQKEEKDGAKAEELAKLQNGDSVKEVVAAGVSEEKKKAKTRFMFNIADGGFTELHSLWQNEERAATVTKKTNEIWHRRHDYWLLAGIIQHGYARWQDIQNDVKYAILNEPFKAEMNRGNFLEIKNKFLARRFKLLEQALVIEEQLRRAAYLNMSEDPSHPSMALNTRFSEVECLAESHQHLSKESMSGNKPANAVLHKVLKQLEELLSDMKADVTRLPATIARIPPVAVRLQMSERNILSRLASRGPEPQPQQPQLSQQ from the exons ATGTCTGGAAGCGAGGACGATAGGGATGATTTTGGAGCCCCAGAGGACCGGTCTCTAATGCAAG atgaggaagaggagatgTCAGAGAGTGAGGCCCCGAAGGTGAAGAAGAAGAAGGCCAAGAAGAGCCGGGAGAACAAAAGCAGCAAGAGGCGGACCTCTCGCAGAGAG GATGTGCCTATGAGCTCCCCTGAGCCCATGGAGACCCCCGAGGTGGACAGGGACGAGGAGCGAGCGGCACCCCGCTCGGACAGCGAGGGCAGCGACTACAACCcggggaagaagaagaagaagaacagggGGAGCACCTCCAAGGAGAAGAAAAGGAGCAGCACCAGCACTGACAGAAACGGCGGAGGAAAGGACAAGAGGAAGGACCCTGAacctgaggaagaggaggatgaggacgaTGACGACGATAGCTTG GAGCCTAAGACGTCGTCCCAGCTCCTGGATGACTGGGGAATGGAGGACATTGACCACGTCTTCAGCGACGAGGACTACCGCTCCCTCACCAACTACAAGGCCTTCAGCCAATATGTCAG ACCACTCATCGCGGCCAAGAACCCCAAGATCGCCGTGTCCAAGATGATGATGGTACTGGGTGCCAAGTGGCGTGAGTTCAGCACCAACAATCCCCTGAGAGGCTCCGCCGCCGCCACTGCCGCCTTGGCCGCCGCCAACGTGTCTGCCGCAGTGGAGAGCATGGTGGCGGAGGTCGCTCCCGCCCCGGTCGCCGAGCCCCAGGCACCGGTCGCCCCGCCTCTGAAAAAGGCCAAGACCAAAGAGGGCAAAGGTCCTAATGCTCGTAAGAAGTCCAGGCCCACCCCCAAGCCTGCAGAGAAGAAGAAAGTGGCTACAAAGAAGGTAGCTCCGCTCAAGATCAAACTAGGAGGCTTCAACAGCAAGAGGAAACGCTCCTCG AGTGAAGAGGATGAGCCTGACGTGGAGAGTGACTTTGACGACGCCAGCATGAACAGCGTGTCCGTGTCGGACGGCTCCAACAGCCGCAGCAGCCGCTCCAAGAAGCCCAAGAGCAAGCCCAAGAAGAAGAAGGGTCTGTactctgcag TCGAGGAGGACGGTGACGGATATGAGACAGACCACCAGGACTACTGTGAGGTGTGCCAGCAGGGAGGGGAGATCATTCTGTGCGACACCTGTCCCAGGGCCTACCACATGGTGTGTCTGGACCCCGACATGGAGAACGCCCCAGAGGGCACCTGGAGCTGCCCACACTGC GAGAAGGAGGGCAAACAGTGGGAGGCGCGGGAGGAGGGctcagaagaagaggaggaggaggtggaggcagAGCCGGAGGAGGATGACCACCACATGGAGTTCTGCAGGGTGTGTAAGGACGGTGGCGAGCTGCTCTGCTGCGACTCCTGTCCCTCCTCCTACCACATCCACTGTCTCAACCCGCCCCTGCCTGAGATCCCCAACGGAGAGTGGATCTGCCCACGCTGCACT TGTCCACCCATGAAGGGCAAGGTGCAGAAGATTCTGACGTGGCGCTGGGGCGACCCCCCTCCGCCCACGCCCATCCCCCGCCCCCCAGACCTCCCGGCTGACCAGCCTGACCCCGCCCCTCTGGCCGGGCGCCCTGAGAGGGAGTTCTTCGCCAAGTGGAGCAACATGTCCTACTGGCACTGCTCCTGGGTGTCTGAGCTGCAG TTGGAGCTGCACTGTCAGGTGATGTTCAGGAACTACCAGAGGAAGAACGACATGGACGAGCCTCCTTCAGTAGACTTTGGCGAGGGCGACGAGGAAAAGAGCACGAAGAGGAAGGCCAAGGACCCGCTCTACGCCAAGATGGAGGAGAAGTACTACCGCTTCGGCATCAAGATCGCCTGGATGATGATTCACCGCATCCTTAACCACAG TCAGGACAAGAAGAATAACGTACACTACCTCATCAAGTGGAAAGACCTTGCCTACGACCAGGCCACCTGGGAGGCTGAGGACATGGACATCCCAGAGTTTGACGTCTTCAGACAGCAGTACTGGAACCACAG GGAGCTGATGATGGGCGACGAGGGTAAACCAGGGAAGAAGATCAAGGTGAAAGGCAAGACGAAGAGGATGGACCGGCCTCCTGAGAATCCTGTCGTTGAT CCCACCATCAAGTTTGAGCGGCAGCCTGATTACATAGACAGTACGGGGGGCAACCTGCACCCCTACCAGCTGGAGGGTCTCAACTGGCTGCGTTTCTCCTGGGCACAGGGCACAGACACTATTCTGGCTGACGAGATGGGACTGGGCAAGACTGTGCAGACTGCCGTGTTCCTCTACTCACTCTacaaagag GGTCACTCCAAGGGCCCGTTCCTGGTGAGCGCCCCCCTGTCTACCATCATTAACtgggagagagagtttgagatGTGGGCACCGGACATGTACGTGGTGACCTACGTAGGAGACAAGGACAGCAGAGCCGTCATCAGAGAGAACGAGTTCTCCTTCGAGAACAACGCCATCCGTGGAGGCAAGAGGGCTTCTAAGATGAAG AAAGACTCATCGGTGAAGTTCCATGTGCTGCTGACGTCCTATGAGTTGATCACCATCGACATGGCCATCCTAGGTTCCATAGATTGGGCCTGTCTGGTGGTCGATGAGGCCCACAGGCTCAAAAACAACCAGTCCAAG TTCTTCAGAGTGCTGAACAACTATCCTCTCCAGCACAAGCTGCTACTGACCGGTACACCTCTACAGAACAACCTGGAAGAGTTGTTCCACCTCCTCAACTTCCTCACGCCAGAGagattcag tAACCTGGAGGGTTTCCTGGAAGAGTTTGCTGACATTGCCAAAGAGGACCAGATCAAGAAGCTGCATGACATGCTGGGACCCCACATGCTCAGGAGACTGAAGGCTGACGTCTTCAAACACATGCCCTCCAAGACGGAGCTCATCGTCAGGGTGGAGCTCAGCCCCATGCAGAA GAAGTACTACAAATTCATCCTCACCCGTAACTTTGAGGCCCTGAACACGCGCAGTGGTGGAAATCAAGTATCCCTGCTCAACGTGGTGATGGACCTCAAGAAGTGCTGCAATCACCCCTACCTCTTCCCTGTGGCTGCCATG GAAGCCCCAAAGATGCCCAATGGGATGTACGACGGTAGCGCCCTCACTAAGTCTGCCGGGAAACTGACGCTAATGCAGAAGATGATGAGGAAGCTGAAAGACGGAGGGCACAGAGTACTCATCTTCTCTCAG ATGACCAAGATGCTTGACCTGCTGGAGGACTTCCTGGAGAACGAGGGCTACAAGTACGAGCGTATCGACGGCAGCATCACCGGGGGCATGAGACAGGAGGCCATCGACAGATTCAATG CTCCTGGAGCGCTGCAGTTTGCCTTCCTGCTGTCGACGAGAGCTGGAGGTCTGGGTATCAACCTGGCCACCGCCGACACAGTCATCATCTACGACTCCGACTGGAACCCTCACAACGACATCCAG GCGTTCAGCAGAGCTCACCGTATCGGACAGAACAAGAAGGTGATGATCTACCGCTTCGTCACAAAGGCCTCTGTGGAGGAGAGGATCACTCAG GTTGCCAAGAAGAAGATGATGTTGACCCACCTGGTGGTGCGTCCTGGTCTGGGCTCCAAGACGGGTTCCATGTCCAAACAGGAGCTGGACGACATCCTCAAGTTTGGCACGGAGGAGCTGTTCAAGGACGAGCTTGGAAAGGGGGACAAAGAAG GTGAGAACAAGGAGGAGGACAGCCAGGTGATCCACTATGATGACATGGCGGTGGACAGACTGCTGGACAGGAACCAGGAGTCCGAAACCCCGGAGGAAACGGAGATCGGGAGCATGAACGAGTACCTCGGTTCCTTCAAGGTGGCCCAGTACGTGGTCAAGGACGAGGAGGAGGCG GAGGAGGAAGTACAGAGGGAGATCATCAAGCAGGAGGAGAGTGTCGACCCAGACTACTGGGAGAAGCTGCTCAGGCACCACTATGAGCAGCAGCAGGAGGACCTGGCCCGCAACCTGGGCAAGGGCAAGCGCATCCGCAAGCAGGTCAACTACAACGACGGCTCCCAGGAGGACCGAGGTAGTAGACGAG CAGATTGGCAGGATGACCAATCGGACAACAACTCGGACTACTCTGTGGCCTCCGAGGAGGGCGACGAGGACTTTGATGAGCGGGCAGAAG CCAACTCTCGCAGACCCAACAGGAAAGGCATGCGGGGCGACAGGGACAAGCCGCTGCCCCCCCTGCTGGCCAGAGTGGGAGGCAACATTGAG GTGTTGGGCTTCAACGTTCGCCAGAGGAAGGCCTTCCTGAATGCAGTGATGCGTTATGGGATGCCTCCTCAGGACGCCTTCACCACCCAGTGGCTGGTCAGAGACCTGCGTGGGAAATCTGAGAAAGAGTTCAA GGCGTACGTCTCCCTTTTCATGAGGCACCTGTGCGAGCCCGGCGCCGACGGAGCCGAGACCTTTGCCGACGGCGTCCCCCGCGAAGGGTTGTCGCGGCAACACGTACTCACCCGCATCGGTGTGATGTCGCTGATCCGCAAGAAG GTCCAGGAGTTCGAGCACGTCAACGGCCAGTGGTCCATGCCCTGGATGATGGAGCTGGAGGAGAGTAAAAAGGCTgcggccgctgctgctgctggagCCCGCCCCGACTCCCCAGGGAAGACCCCCTCCACGGGCACGCCTGCAGACACGCAGCCCAACACGCCCGCCACAG ACGATCCTTCGAAGACTGAGGACGCCACGAAGGATGgcgagaaagaggagaagaaagacggcgaggtggagaaggaggagtCCAGAAAGACGGAAGACCCAGAG GTCAATGCGATCCCCGATAAAGAGGAGAAGACTCCTTCCCCTGAACCAAAAGAGAAAGATGAAGACGAGCCCATGGAAACAGACAAGCCTGCCAACGGCGAGGCGGAAAAGGAGAAGGACGGCGAGACTGCAGAGAAGAGTGCTCAGGGAGAAGAGGAGACCAAGTCTCCAGCAGCAGAGGCCAAGATGGACGTGTCCGAGGTCAAATCGGAAGACTCCGAGGCCAAAG cagaagagaagaaagagaagacgGAGAAGATGGATACCACTCCTGCCTCAGAGGAAAAGAAAG AGCAAAAGGAGGAGAAGGATGGCGCGAAGGCGGAGGAGCTGGCCAAGCTGCAGAACGGGGACAGTGTGAAGGAGGTGGTGGCGGCCGGAGTCAGTGAGGAGAAGAAGAAAGCCAAGACGAGATTCATGTTCAACATCGCCGACGGAGGATTCACAG AGCTACACTCCTTGTGGCAGAACGAGGAGAGGGCTGCCACCGTCACCAAGAAGACCAACGAGATCTGGCACCGTCGCCATGACTACTGGCTTCTGGCTGGCATCATACA ACACGGCTACGCGCGTTGGCAGGACATTCAGAACGACGTGAAGTACGCCATCCTCAACGAGCCCTTCAAGGCTGAGATGAACCGAGGCAACTTCCTGGAGATAAAAAACAAGTTTCTGGCCAGGAGGTTCAAG CTGCTGGAGCAGGCCCTGGTGATCGAGGAGCAGCTGCGCCGGGCGGCCTACCTCAACATGTCGGAGGACCCTTCCCACCCCTCCATGGCCCTCAACACGCGCTTCAGCGAGGTGGAGTGTCTGGCCGAGTCCCACCAACACCTCAGCAAGGAGTCCATGTCGGGGAACAAGCCTGCCAACGCCGTTCTGCACAAAG tgCTGAAACAGCTGGAGGAGCTGCTCAGTGACATGAAAGCAGACGTGACCCGTCTCCCGGCAACCATCGCCCGGATACCCCCGGTCGCAGTGAGACTCCAGATGTCCGAGAGGAACATCCTCAGCCGCCTGGCCAGCAGAGGCCCCGAACCACAGCCTCAACAACCGCAG CTGTCACAACAGTAG